The bacterium DNA segment CGGCATTAGGGATAACCGAAAGCTTCGGTTTTCTCGCAATGGTTCCATCCGACGACAAGGATTTTCTGAAGGATCGCGCATTCGCTGTTCGCGCCGGTCCGTTCGCATGGTCGGGTGAGTACATCAATGATGTACCGACCGGTGCGTTGAAACCTCGCATATATAATTGGGGTATGGGAGTTGAATTAGAAGATGGCGTTTATTTTGGCGCTCGGTATCGTTACTCGAAGAACATTCCCCAACAGAATTCATGGTCATTCGGTCTATTAGTCAGACCTTATTCATGGTTATCGGTTGGCGCTGTCGCCCGCGATGCTAATCAACCGCGCTACAACGATATCAAACAAAAAGCTGCATTCGACGCTGGATTTGGTTTCCGTCCCTTGGCACTGACCAGTTGGAAACATGGTCATCGAGTATCGGTCGGAGCAGATATTACGTGGTATGAATTGGATAGTCGCCTCCATCCAGTTGCCAGGAAATACGGTGACAAGATGGATCCCCGCTATCACATTGAAGTTGAACCGATCGATGGCGTGCAAATTCTTGCCCAATATGCAAGTGAGTATAAAGAAATGCGGGTTGGAATCGGCTTTGCTTCCCAGCATACCCGAATACATCACAGCACCCGTTCCGATGATAAAAAGACCCAAGGCGGCTTAAGCTATATACTGTATGAATCTGATGGCATGTTGTCATTGCCAGTTCAGTTTCAACCAAAACTTGTGAAAATGAAGATGCCGTCAGCATTCGACGACCAACAAGCGTCGTTTAGTTTCTTTGCCCAGCGAAACCCCGAACTGGAAAAATTCCTCGAAAAGATTCGCCGGTTAACCAAGGACAAGGATGTCAAAGGTCTTGTGTTGGAAGTAAATGAACTGAACATCGGCATGGCAAAATTGCAGGCAGTCACCCGTGAACTGCGTAAATTC contains these protein-coding regions:
- a CDS encoding S49 family peptidase, which codes for MKRIHTLLVLLIATLLFGSAIAQTNQPSQINGIGISSHPITSMAMTNGTLALWGNPAALGITESFGFLAMVPSDDKDFLKDRAFAVRAGPFAWSGEYINDVPTGALKPRIYNWGMGVELEDGVYFGARYRYSKNIPQQNSWSFGLLVRPYSWLSVGAVARDANQPRYNDIKQKAAFDAGFGFRPLALTSWKHGHRVSVGADITWYELDSRLHPVARKYGDKMDPRYHIEVEPIDGVQILAQYASEYKEMRVGIGFASQHTRIHHSTRSDDKKTQGGLSYILYESDGMLSLPVQFQPKLVKMKMPSAFDDQQASFSFFAQRNPELEKFLEKIRRLTKDKDVKGLVLEVNELNIGMAKLQAVTRELRKFKAAGKKIYIYTKSLNNRGYALASLADKLYIHPEGDIFLVGFASGGLFLKGTLDKLGVEVEVDNSGPHKTAGNMLSESHMTAEDRAQREWLFGDLYRQFAEMIAQNRGWSVDDVKRKIDDGPYLASGAKEANLVDGTLYADEVEKTFKDLYGNKKIKIQSASSYFMEPEIDPRWDRPMEPKIAVVYAVGEIKTGRSSSGIFGGRTMGSETMVKAIRAARKNKHVKAIVLR